The genome window CTCTCTAGCGCTCTCTCTTTAGCAACCCTACAACAAACTGTCATGGTAAATACAGGTGTAAAACAACCTCCTGTAGTTCTTAACTTTGGTCACTGTTTAAAACCTGTTCACGGCAGGAAACAATTCATTTTCGGCGGCTTTAAAAGCTAGTATTCACTCTCCCATAGACCTACAGCTGCAACCGAGATGACTCCATAGCCCCTGGCATGTGTTGCAGAGTATAGGGGATGTTCTGGTTCTTGAGGCATTACAATATGCAGGGAAACCTATGAACCCCTCACTGAAATAATAATGCCCAAGCTCGAAGGAGGCTGCAGCAGTATCATTCTTACCTTCTCTGGGGGTAGGGAGGACGTGGTCGCTGCTTGCCGGGGGGATGCAGAGGTCGTTGTCCTGGGGGAAGCGGCTGCAGTCCAGCATCTCAGGCCAGGGGAAGCCGAAGGCAGACATAACTGGGGCGCAACTGTCCTTCACCTGCTCACAGAGCGAATGGCAAGGCTGAATGGTCTCATCCAGGTCATCGATGCAGACGGGCGCAAAGAGCGAGCACAGGAACTTTCTGGTGTCCGGGTGGCACTGCTTCTGAACTAGAGGgatccaggctccagcctgctccAGGACCTCCTGGATCGTTTCATGCCCCAGCAGATTGGGCAGCCTCATGTTCGGGTACTCGATCCCGCGGCACAACAAGAGGGAGGCGGGGATAGGTTTGCAGTTGGACCTCTTGTATGAGAACTCGGGCTGTCCAAAAAGAAAGAGCCCTTTGACGGACCCTACGCAGTGGGAGGCGATAAAGATCAGGAACAGAGACCAGTATCCCTGGTACATGGTTGGTGACTCACGCTCTAAAACGGGGGTGAAAAAAACGCCCCAGCGAGGCTTCCAGTTTCttacaaaggcagaaaacaggCTCTAGCCCAGAGAGAGAAACTCTCAGCTCCCCTGAGGCTACATGCA of Natator depressus isolate rNatDep1 chromosome 4, rNatDep2.hap1, whole genome shotgun sequence contains these proteins:
- the SFRP2 gene encoding secreted frizzled-related protein 2, coding for MYQGYWSLFLIFIASHCVGSVKGLFLFGQPEFSYKRSNCKPIPASLLLCRGIEYPNMRLPNLLGHETIQEVLEQAGAWIPLVQKQCHPDTRKFLCSLFAPVCIDDLDETIQPCHSLCEQVKDSCAPVMSAFGFPWPEMLDCSRFPQDNDLCIPPASSDHVLPTPREAPKVCDACKNKNEDDNDIVENLCKNDFALKIKVKEITYINGDTKITPETKSKTIYKLNGVTERDLRKTVLWLKGGLQCTCDEMNDINAPYLVMGQRQAGELVITSVKRWQKGQRAFKRFSRSIRKLQC